Proteins encoded in a region of the Gemmatimonadaceae bacterium genome:
- a CDS encoding carboxypeptidase-like regulatory domain-containing protein translates to MPIRPLIRGTIVVAALSLFGRAALAQQRTDVIRGRVVAADSSALQNAVVMVVDTAAKVPHPTRTDSTGRYSVTIENGGGTYIVAVTMLGQAPQRRTVSRRPDGTMPEVDFKMSPVAAQLDAVKSVGERPKAARSDANGDFSVGGTTSYQNPSSGLSGDVTGDLSALMATLPGISVTPNIDGSLSISAFGIGSDQNGLVLNGMNFGAAVPRDGFRVAVVSASYDPGRGGFAGVQQSLRMQPGNNTISRSTHVTFDAPGLQWTSPVASNLGTTYGQQIASGSVGGPIVVDKVFYSTAYQFSRRASSLTSLESANDASLLALHINRDSVNRLMGLIGTTGIPERTSRVPNGRENTEGRLSFRFDFEPNVPPPAPGNFFLNDATFDDYYLEFGGTVRNNGGAMVGATSIPSSGGEITHRDGWAQFTAAKYLPRNTLNETTISFGGAQDRTNPYLDLPAANILLASGLPDGGVGISNVRVGGASAPQSDSKTWSTELRNATTYNTWDRHHSVSLTLDATLDGYSVQQDAGFGTFAFNSLTDFANGTPTSFSRTLTALHTSGTGMTGAIGIGDVFNTNNTAPGYITIGSPPPGRPTFQYGVRVEGNRFGFEPAYNAKVDSIFGVRTDHVPDGVRVMPMIGFMWPLFPVLKINGLPFGRRGNISGGIREYRGTLSTRSVDSYTRQTGLPSAIQQLYCIGGAAPTPDWQGYQHGESIPSECANGAASTPLAQTTPPVALFAPNYSLYDSWRPAFNMNYTLNTMFRVSMNATWAINRSVAGNYDLNFNPTTRFSLANEANRPIYVAPTSIVPTTGAETFSDSRVSSDFAHVAEARSDLHSDVRSIGFTLNYAPIRIFFTGPNSAFWFSSISYTYNDAREQYRGFQSTAGDPRDVTWSRGGIAKHVVTFSYNRNQGNLGTVAIQARMQSGTPFTPIVAGDVNGDGYSNDRAFIFSPSGADTTSASMAQLLKNAPSWARSCLQKQVGSVAGRNSCVGPWSFPQLNMTLSPDPYRFGFRNRGSVTLIFTNILSGLDQALHRSDKLHGWGQSAFADPTLLTVRGFDPTTNRFNYTVNPLFGSTTQFRSAFRSPFVITLDVRLEVGPDRETQFLESLLRPRGSEGAALTVDQIKNRIARGFNPIDQFLQQKDSVPLTKEQVDSASKMSKRYSVRRDSIATEVARYLVSRQGNYGGAEVREHWHAAGIASYRGYIDDVRTVVSLLTPEQRTAIEAKPGLIGFVNLAQIKDEDIPAIFRGAMASLP, encoded by the coding sequence ATGCCTATCCGCCCGTTGATCCGCGGCACCATCGTGGTAGCCGCGCTGTCCCTCTTCGGCCGAGCCGCGCTCGCGCAGCAGCGAACGGACGTCATTCGCGGCAGAGTGGTCGCCGCGGACAGTTCGGCCCTTCAGAACGCGGTGGTGATGGTGGTCGATACCGCGGCCAAGGTGCCGCACCCGACCCGCACCGATTCGACGGGCCGCTACTCAGTCACGATCGAGAACGGCGGTGGCACGTACATCGTGGCCGTCACGATGCTCGGCCAGGCGCCGCAGCGACGGACGGTATCGCGCCGCCCCGATGGCACGATGCCCGAGGTGGACTTCAAGATGTCGCCGGTGGCTGCCCAGCTCGACGCCGTAAAGTCTGTCGGTGAGCGTCCCAAGGCGGCTCGCTCGGACGCGAATGGAGACTTCAGCGTGGGCGGGACCACGTCGTATCAGAATCCATCGAGCGGCCTCAGCGGCGACGTCACCGGAGACCTCTCAGCCCTCATGGCGACACTGCCGGGCATCTCGGTGACGCCCAACATCGACGGATCGCTCAGCATCTCAGCGTTTGGGATCGGCAGCGACCAGAACGGCCTGGTGCTCAATGGAATGAACTTCGGGGCAGCCGTGCCGCGCGACGGATTCCGCGTCGCGGTCGTGTCGGCCTCGTACGATCCCGGCCGCGGCGGCTTTGCCGGCGTGCAGCAGTCGCTGCGAATGCAGCCTGGCAACAATACGATCTCCCGATCCACGCACGTCACGTTCGACGCTCCCGGGTTGCAGTGGACGTCTCCCGTCGCGTCGAACCTCGGCACCACCTACGGCCAGCAGATCGCCAGCGGATCGGTCGGCGGTCCCATAGTCGTCGACAAGGTCTTCTACTCCACCGCGTATCAGTTCTCGCGTCGCGCGAGCAGTCTGACGAGCCTCGAATCAGCGAACGATGCATCGCTTCTCGCGCTGCACATCAACCGCGACTCCGTCAACCGGCTGATGGGCCTCATCGGCACGACGGGCATTCCGGAGCGCACCTCGCGCGTGCCAAACGGCCGGGAGAACACGGAGGGCCGCCTCTCGTTCCGCTTCGACTTCGAGCCGAACGTGCCGCCGCCGGCACCCGGAAACTTCTTTCTGAACGACGCCACGTTCGACGACTATTACCTCGAGTTCGGCGGCACGGTGCGGAACAACGGCGGTGCGATGGTGGGCGCAACGTCGATTCCGTCGTCGGGCGGTGAGATCACACATCGTGACGGGTGGGCGCAGTTCACAGCCGCCAAGTATCTCCCGCGCAACACGCTGAACGAAACGACGATCAGCTTCGGCGGCGCGCAGGATCGTACGAACCCCTACCTGGATCTTCCGGCCGCCAACATCCTCCTCGCGTCCGGGTTGCCGGACGGAGGCGTCGGCATCTCGAACGTGCGTGTGGGCGGAGCCAGCGCCCCGCAGAGCGACAGCAAGACGTGGTCGACGGAGCTCCGGAACGCGACGACGTACAACACCTGGGACCGGCACCACTCGGTCTCGCTCACGTTGGACGCGACGCTGGACGGATACTCGGTCCAGCAGGACGCGGGCTTCGGGACGTTCGCGTTCAACTCGCTCACCGATTTCGCCAACGGCACGCCGACCAGCTTCTCGCGCACACTCACCGCGCTCCACACGAGCGGCACGGGAATGACCGGCGCGATCGGAATCGGCGACGTGTTCAACACCAACAACACGGCGCCCGGATACATCACGATCGGTTCGCCGCCGCCCGGGCGTCCGACCTTCCAGTATGGCGTGCGCGTCGAGGGCAACCGCTTCGGCTTCGAGCCGGCGTACAATGCCAAGGTCGATTCGATCTTCGGCGTGCGCACGGACCACGTTCCCGACGGCGTGCGCGTGATGCCGATGATCGGGTTCATGTGGCCGTTGTTCCCGGTCCTCAAGATCAACGGCCTTCCCTTCGGCCGTCGCGGCAACATCAGCGGCGGAATTCGCGAGTACCGTGGTACCCTGTCGACGCGCTCGGTCGATTCGTACACGCGTCAAACCGGGCTGCCGAGCGCCATTCAACAGCTGTACTGCATCGGCGGCGCGGCCCCGACGCCGGACTGGCAGGGTTATCAGCACGGCGAATCGATTCCGAGCGAGTGCGCCAACGGAGCCGCGTCGACGCCGCTCGCGCAGACGACGCCGCCGGTCGCGCTCTTCGCGCCGAATTACTCGTTGTACGACAGTTGGCGCCCCGCGTTCAACATGAACTACACACTCAACACCATGTTCCGTGTGTCGATGAACGCGACGTGGGCGATCAACCGCAGCGTGGCCGGCAACTATGATCTGAACTTCAATCCGACGACCCGCTTCAGCCTCGCGAACGAAGCCAACCGGCCGATCTACGTCGCGCCGACGAGCATCGTACCGACCACCGGCGCCGAGACCTTTTCCGACTCGCGGGTCTCGTCAGACTTCGCGCACGTGGCCGAGGCGCGCTCCGACCTTCACAGCGACGTACGCTCGATCGGCTTCACGCTCAACTACGCGCCGATTCGAATTTTCTTCACGGGGCCGAACAGCGCGTTCTGGTTCTCGTCCATATCCTATACGTACAACGACGCGCGCGAGCAGTATCGCGGCTTTCAGAGCACGGCCGGCGATCCACGCGACGTCACATGGTCGCGCGGCGGCATCGCGAAGCACGTTGTGACCTTCTCGTACAATCGAAATCAGGGCAATCTCGGCACGGTCGCGATCCAGGCGCGCATGCAATCGGGCACGCCGTTCACGCCGATCGTCGCCGGCGACGTGAACGGCGACGGCTACTCCAACGACCGCGCGTTCATCTTCTCGCCTTCCGGCGCCGATACGACGTCGGCGAGCATGGCTCAACTGCTCAAGAACGCGCCGTCGTGGGCGCGCTCGTGTCTCCAGAAGCAGGTGGGCAGCGTCGCCGGCCGAAACAGCTGCGTCGGCCCGTGGTCGTTCCCGCAGCTGAACATGACCCTCTCTCCCGATCCGTACCGCTTCGGCTTTCGCAACCGCGGATCGGTCACACTCATCTTCACGAACATCTTGAGCGGGCTCGATCAGGCGCTCCACAGATCCGACAAGTTGCACGGCTGGGGACAGTCCGCGTTCGCCGATCCGACGTTGCTCACGGTGCGCGGCTTCGACCCGACCACGAACCGGTTCAACTACACCGTGAACCCGCTCTTCGGCAGCACGACGCAATTCCGCAGCGCGTTCCGTTCGCCGTTCGTGATTACGCTCGACGTCAGGCTCGAGGTCGGTCCGGACCGCGAGACGCAGTTCCTCGAGTCATTGCTCCGCCCACGTGGCTCCGAGGGCGCCGCGCTAACGGTGGACCAAATCAAAAACCGCATCGCCCGCGGCTTCAACCCGATCGATCAGTTCCTGCAGCAGAAGGACAGCGTGCCGTTGACGAAGGAGCAGGTCGATAGTGCATCGAAGATGTCGAAGAGGTACTCAGTCCGGCGCGATTCGATCGCGACCGAGGTCGCCCGATATCTCGTATCCCGCCAAGGCAACTACGGCGGCGCGGAAGTCCGCGAGCACTGGCACGCCGCCGGCATCGCTAGCTACCGAGGCTACATCGACGACGTGCGCACCGTCGTATCGCTTCTGACGCCGGAGCAACGGACGGCCATCGAGGCGAAGCCGGGCCTCATCGGCTTCGTGAATCTCGCCCAGATCAAGGACGAGGACATTCCCGCGATCTTCCGCGGAGCGATGGCGTCGCTGCCATGA
- a CDS encoding S53 family peptidase: protein MPSPTAVRPIEGSERRPAPGARRVAAENPSAKLSVTIRVRRRTDAPALPVHHNADTTTGHMSREEFAERFGASKADLDLVVSFARSKGLEVEETSTARRIVKVFGTVEQMNQAFGVDLGRYESTTETYRGREGAVNMPQDVAQVVEGVFGLDNRRMARRAGTRVAPRAPKAFAPASGRIGTVDTSTELGGGPSLNVSALTPPQVASLYDYPVTPGAAGQTIGLVEFGGGFAQTDLNQFFSGLGGGFTAPTPVVVGMDGVTNNPGADINEDGEVTLDICVASSVAANAGVAVYFAPWTEQGWVDVITSAVHDATNNPSVLSISWGWPEFEGIEGFTWTQQAINAVNQTFQDAAALGVTVFAASGDSGSDCGQGDGAAHVLYPASDPFVSSCGGTRISDVSGASFTETTWSQSFGTTGGGISDFFSLPTYQIGAGIPLSANDGHQGRGIPDIAGNADPASGYNLVVDGSSFPGVGGTSATAPLYAALVALCNARLGRTVGFLNPLLYALNNTGVIRDIADNASNATGGAPGYTAGPGWDAATGLGVVDGQGLLAALTARFMKEVTIITDRSTFGKDEIDAMLQVSNPAVVDAAFYVTVDGFTPAELGITTTNPTPAQLQAWAPTFTESPTPTGFTIRPSALVAELPSLPAQPQRFTFVYQVVFTNTNAFTAEDIPVSLTATTHSTSGTAVIDLITQPNPFMVDGPVSWLSTDVRVFQLQPGQSLAGLPSVVMGTGANAANSFITNIIGAFNAHTPFGHPFDLISTDEDTSKLELSEKVNGTPVFNFAVARVRYRALSVDATQVRAFFRAFPASTTSTTYDVSTTYRSAVNGTTRIPLLGTVAGEVTTIPFFAAPRVDTGSQTMDAQTDFANVQTIQHDASGNERDAYFGVWVDINQPNQLRFPVNVTSDGPFTSGRQSVQQLVRGIHQCMVVELAFDPEPITNGQSPATSDKLSQRNLSIVSSDNPGTAASHRIPNTFEIKPTHEILPPGWTPDEIMIDWGNTPAGGEATIYLPGAHTGEILDLAAKMYGMTTLRRIDDHTLACRAEGATWMPVPPGAGPGYAGLLTIDLPATVRRGQSFTVVVRQITSSATKHVEPPTPQPRTRSKGARPTPVPTKPTSRPESRHTLGAFQIQIPVRTKQTILEPEERTYSVLKFIEQTIPHENRWYPVFERYVSVIGDRVKALGGDPTRIRPSPDGSGVHPEPHTGGSPKPSPTPGSDVRVRFTGKVDGIVYDRFGDFEGFVLETEDGPRHFKCRETELEHVLTRAWNGRVRTAVVVDVDSEERPQEVILYAPPAPFRNGDGHR, encoded by the coding sequence ATGCCGAGTCCCACTGCAGTCCGCCCGATCGAGGGCAGCGAGAGACGCCCCGCACCCGGTGCGCGCCGGGTGGCCGCGGAGAATCCGTCGGCCAAGCTTTCCGTCACCATTCGCGTGCGTCGCCGCACCGACGCGCCAGCCTTACCGGTTCATCACAACGCCGACACGACCACCGGTCACATGTCGCGCGAAGAGTTCGCCGAACGTTTCGGCGCGTCGAAAGCCGACCTCGACCTCGTCGTGTCGTTCGCGCGCTCGAAGGGGCTCGAGGTCGAAGAGACCAGCACCGCTCGACGCATCGTGAAAGTGTTCGGCACGGTCGAACAGATGAACCAGGCGTTCGGCGTCGACCTTGGACGCTACGAATCGACCACCGAGACCTATCGCGGCCGTGAAGGCGCCGTGAACATGCCGCAAGACGTCGCGCAGGTCGTCGAAGGTGTGTTCGGACTCGACAATCGACGGATGGCTCGCCGCGCGGGAACGCGCGTCGCGCCGCGTGCACCGAAAGCGTTCGCGCCGGCGAGCGGCCGCATCGGCACGGTCGACACTTCAACGGAGCTCGGAGGGGGACCATCGCTCAACGTCAGCGCGCTCACACCGCCGCAGGTCGCGTCGCTGTACGACTATCCGGTCACGCCCGGAGCAGCCGGACAGACGATCGGCCTCGTCGAATTCGGCGGCGGTTTCGCGCAGACGGACTTGAATCAATTCTTCAGCGGTCTCGGCGGAGGATTCACCGCGCCGACACCGGTGGTCGTCGGGATGGATGGTGTGACGAACAACCCCGGGGCCGACATCAACGAAGACGGCGAAGTCACGCTCGACATCTGCGTCGCATCGTCGGTGGCGGCCAACGCCGGCGTCGCGGTCTACTTCGCGCCGTGGACCGAGCAGGGATGGGTCGACGTCATCACGAGCGCCGTGCACGACGCGACCAACAATCCGTCGGTGCTCTCGATCAGCTGGGGATGGCCCGAGTTCGAGGGGATCGAAGGATTCACGTGGACGCAGCAGGCGATCAACGCCGTGAACCAGACGTTCCAGGACGCGGCCGCGCTCGGCGTCACGGTGTTCGCCGCATCCGGCGACAGCGGTTCGGATTGCGGACAGGGCGACGGCGCGGCGCACGTGCTGTATCCGGCGTCGGATCCGTTCGTGAGCTCGTGCGGCGGGACGCGCATCAGCGACGTCTCCGGCGCGTCGTTCACGGAGACGACGTGGTCGCAGTCGTTCGGCACGACCGGCGGCGGCATCAGTGATTTCTTCTCGCTGCCGACCTATCAGATCGGCGCCGGCATTCCGCTGTCGGCGAACGACGGTCATCAGGGCCGCGGAATTCCCGACATCGCCGGGAACGCCGATCCGGCGAGCGGCTACAACCTCGTCGTCGACGGCTCGAGCTTCCCGGGGGTTGGCGGCACGAGCGCCACCGCGCCGCTCTATGCGGCTCTGGTCGCTTTGTGCAACGCGCGGCTCGGACGCACCGTCGGATTCTTGAATCCGCTGCTGTATGCGCTCAACAACACCGGTGTGATTCGCGACATTGCGGACAATGCTAGTAACGCGACCGGTGGTGCGCCCGGCTATACCGCGGGCCCGGGTTGGGACGCGGCGACCGGACTCGGCGTCGTCGACGGCCAGGGATTGCTCGCGGCGCTGACCGCGCGGTTCATGAAGGAAGTCACGATCATCACCGATCGCAGCACGTTCGGAAAGGACGAGATCGACGCGATGCTGCAGGTCTCGAATCCGGCCGTGGTCGACGCGGCCTTCTACGTCACGGTAGACGGCTTCACACCCGCAGAACTCGGCATCACGACGACGAATCCGACGCCGGCGCAGTTGCAGGCGTGGGCGCCGACCTTCACCGAGTCGCCGACGCCGACCGGCTTCACGATTCGTCCGAGCGCGCTCGTCGCCGAGCTGCCGTCGCTGCCGGCGCAGCCGCAGCGATTCACGTTCGTGTACCAGGTCGTGTTCACGAATACGAACGCGTTCACGGCGGAGGACATCCCGGTCTCGCTGACGGCGACGACGCATTCGACGTCGGGCACGGCGGTGATCGATCTGATCACGCAGCCGAACCCGTTCATGGTCGACGGCCCGGTGTCGTGGCTGAGCACCGACGTTCGTGTGTTCCAGCTGCAGCCGGGGCAGTCGCTGGCGGGTCTGCCGAGCGTGGTGATGGGAACCGGCGCCAACGCGGCGAATTCGTTCATCACGAACATCATCGGCGCGTTCAACGCTCACACGCCGTTCGGGCATCCGTTCGACCTCATTTCGACCGACGAAGACACGTCGAAGCTCGAGCTGTCGGAAAAGGTGAACGGAACGCCGGTGTTCAACTTCGCCGTGGCGCGTGTTCGCTATCGCGCGTTGTCGGTCGACGCGACGCAGGTGCGCGCGTTCTTCCGCGCGTTCCCCGCCTCGACGACGTCGACGACGTATGACGTGTCGACCACGTACCGCAGCGCGGTGAACGGCACGACGAGAATCCCGTTGCTCGGCACCGTGGCCGGCGAGGTGACGACGATTCCATTCTTCGCCGCTCCGCGCGTCGACACGGGCAGTCAGACGATGGACGCGCAGACCGACTTCGCGAACGTGCAGACGATTCAGCACGACGCGAGCGGCAACGAGCGCGATGCGTATTTCGGCGTCTGGGTCGACATCAATCAGCCGAACCAGCTCCGCTTCCCGGTGAACGTCACGTCGGACGGGCCGTTCACGTCTGGGCGGCAGAGCGTTCAGCAGTTGGTGCGCGGCATTCATCAGTGCATGGTCGTCGAGCTCGCGTTCGATCCCGAGCCGATCACCAACGGCCAGTCGCCGGCGACGTCGGACAAGTTGTCGCAGCGCAACTTGTCGATCGTGTCGTCGGACAATCCGGGCACGGCGGCGTCACACCGGATTCCGAACACGTTCGAGATCAAGCCGACCCACGAGATCTTGCCGCCGGGCTGGACGCCCGACGAGATCATGATCGATTGGGGCAATACGCCGGCCGGGGGCGAAGCGACGATCTACCTGCCGGGCGCGCACACCGGTGAGATTCTCGATCTCGCGGCGAAGATGTACGGCATGACGACGCTGCGCCGGATCGACGACCACACGTTGGCGTGCCGCGCCGAAGGCGCCACGTGGATGCCGGTGCCGCCGGGAGCGGGCCCGGGCTACGCGGGTCTGCTCACGATCGATCTGCCGGCGACGGTTCGTCGCGGACAGTCGTTCACCGTCGTCGTTCGACAGATCACGTCGAGCGCGACGAAACACGTCGAGCCGCCGACGCCGCAGCCCCGAACGCGGTCGAAAGGCGCGCGTCCGACGCCTGTACCGACGAAACCGACTTCACGACCCGAGTCGCGTCACACGCTGGGCGCGTTCCAGATTCAGATTCCGGTTCGCACCAAGCAGACGATCCTCGAACCCGAGGAGCGGACGTACTCGGTTCTGAAGTTCATCGAGCAGACGATCCCGCACGAGAACCGCTGGTATCCGGTCTTCGAGCGATACGTCAGCGTGATCGGCGATCGCGTGAAGGCCCTCGGCGGCGATCCGACGCGGATTCGTCCGTCGCCGGACGGAAGCGGCGTGCACCCGGAGCCGCACACGGGCGGGAGCCCGAAGCCGTCGCCGACGCCCGGCAGTGACGTCCGCGTTCGATTTACCGGAAAGGTCGATGGAATCGTTTACGACCGCTTCGGTGATTTCGAAGGCTTCGTGCTCGAGACGGAAGACGGTCCGCGTCACTTCAAGTGCCGCGAGACCGAGCTGGAACACGTCCTGACGCGTGCATGGAACGGACGCGTTCGGACGGCGGTCGTCGTCGATGTGGATTCGGAGGAGCGGCCGCAGGAAGTGATCCTGTATGCCCCGCCGGCCCCCTTCCGGAACGGAGACGGCCATCGCTGA